The Sorghum bicolor cultivar BTx623 chromosome 6, Sorghum_bicolor_NCBIv3, whole genome shotgun sequence genome contains the following window.
gcatatattAAAACATTCAATAAGATGGAGCCAAAAGTTTTTAGGtaggaattaaacaaggcctcagtttcCTCTTTTGTCAGAGATGTTTAGTTGAggatgttaaagtttaataggtactgtaacatttttattttatttgacaattagtattcaattatggactaattagtctGAAAAGGTTTGTCTcccaaattattctctagctgtgttttaaTTTtcttaaatagtctatatttaatacttcatgcatatgtccaacCATTCGATACAATAGAAGTTAAAGTTTATCGGAGGAAACAGGGCCTCGGTTCTCTCATCCTCCCTATTTTCTTCTATCGAATACCCTCCCTATTTTatctctctcctcttcctcctccctatTTTGTTAGTTTTATCTTCAGAAAATTTACTACTCACAGCCATCTGCTcagtgcaaaaaaaaaaagttattaGCCGTCAAGAGAGATGTATTAGTTGGTACGAGCATCTCAATAAATGCTATTTAAGCAGTGTTGACAAATATTTGAAACACTAtacgtatatatatattttattcttgATGTATCTGTGTGGCTAATTTATTTGGTACAACTGCTCTATCATCATTAACTAACAATGATAACCGGGTATGTACGCACCCAACTAGAGTGTTGATCAGGCCAACCTTAAACTGAAGACGACAGAAGGTGACGACAAATTCAtttactttttttatttttgtagatTATTATAGATGAATTTAATTTTGTGCCTGAGAGGGTAGATTGGCAGAGACGATGTGGGCGTGGCCATGTAGGatgtttttttagcaaaatgtAGGATGGTGGTTGGGGTTACGTACGTTTTGGGCTTCCATGGGTCGTTTTATCGATGCCATGCCTACAATTTTGCAGCCCACGATGTTCGCATAATATCACATTTCACCAATCATCACCCATGTTGAAATTCCTGAAAATTACCCGTGCCAAGTAAATAATGGGAAAAATAAGGAAGTTTCCATTTCAGGACTGGTTTGGCTTCACATAATTACATTTCAATCCACGCAGTTTGGGATGTATTGAGGTAAAATTTAAATTAAATAGATAAAGATGAAATTTAAATTAAACTACACCTCAATCCCTCCAAAACCATGTGGATTGGGGTGGATTTGTGTGTGCAGCCAAATAAAGCCTCAAGGTTTGCAATTAGCTCATCTAACAAGACAAAATTCGAACAACTTGAAGCTTATACAGTCAACGAACACATGTACCTCTTCCTTCTTCTGTTCGTTCAAACACATAGGTATCGATCGTTTTCAATTGGCACGGAGCTGAACTTTCCATGCAAGGCAAGCAACAACAGTAGTACGGATAAGTACTAGAGGGTCACTGAGAGTTGCGGCTCTTCCCCTCACAAAAATACTGTAGAAGCTGTAAAAAAGCTACAGTTGTAACTGCAGCCAGCACAATGGTCAATGCAGTGATGCCTCCCATCTTCATTTCCTTCCGGATCAGGTTAGCATAGTTGCCGATTTAGGTCAACAGTTGCTGTTAGACTGTTTTAAAACAGTATGCATGTGTGATGTACTGACGTTTACCTGCAAGCAAAGTTTGACAATTTTGGAGTTAGAGTTGGCGCCAACCATGCAGATCTTGACAGATTCATGGAACGACGTCAGCTCCGAGCAGTAGTTGGGCTAAACAACTGAAACTCTGTGTGGTCATAATCTCAAACAAGAAGTTGGCTTAAGAAGCTAGAGATAAATCTCCATGCGCACTGCCTTGTAAAAGGGGGCAGTAATAGCAGCAATAATGTATACACTCCAGTGCAGCACAATCGTACAGTATAaatacaagggaaggaagaggtgTGACGTAGGCGTGCAGGTCGACGCTGACGGAGTCTGTAGACATGAGGAGAGGAGGTGTGGTGTGACACGGCTCCCACACTACCGACTCCTCGCCGCGGAGAACATGCGAAAATCGGGTCAAGAGGGTTCGCCACATCATATGGGCCAAACTGCCTCGGCCTGGCCCAGCCACAGCTCCAAGCCAGTCACAGTCACAGTTGTGGCTGGAATGCTGGATGGTGGATCAATGCGGTGTGTTAGCGTTAGCCCACCGTGTTTCAGTTATGTCATGGCACAATAGTTAGCTCATCCGACACTCTCCTTAAAAAAAGCTAGCTCATCCAccagtgcaaagtttgaacaacATGAGACCTTATTTAGATAAAAAACCTTTTGGATTAGaacactatagtatttttatttgtatctaGCAATTAGTATATAACTTTAGgcccaaaagattcatcttacaaattatagacaaactgtgcaattaagttttttttatccatatttaatgttctatgcttgtgccacaagattcggtacgatggaaaatcttaaaaagtttttggattttgggtggaactaaacaagacctcaagCTTATAGTCAACATAGCTACAGTATAGTactcctttttttaaaaaaaaaaattctgttCATTCAAAAACGTAGGTATCGCTTTCAATTAGCACAGGGACCTGAACTTTGCTTGCAACGCAAGCGACAACAATGGTACGTACTGCTAATAAGTAGTTGAGTCCTGAAACAGTTTTCTGAAGGTATCCATCGACTGCTTAGTTTTATCCATGAAACTAGTTTATCTAATGGGCCAGGTTAGCGACCGATTTCGATGAACGTTGTTGCAAACATTCAGTCCTGCCAGAATAGGTACGTTTCACGTTATCTGCATAGTAGCAAAGAGTTGACACCTGCTCTAACTGAAAGAAACTAGAACAGGAAGACGTTCAGCAGAACGAGAGCCTTCCTTGTGCACTGCTGCTGTCTCCCTCGTTCTTCCTTGATAAGCTGTCATACAGATATCCTGCAACATATGGAGAAATCTTTCTCGGTTTCATCTTCATAATCCTGTTCATATTCGTTGTCGCTATCATCTTCAGCAGAGCGGGATTTGAGACAAGCCACAGCTTTGGCACAATCTATTCTATCAGCATACCACTTCACAAGGTCAATATCTCTGTCAGGATCGAAAAACCTGTAGTCCACGTCAATCAGCGTTGGGCAAGAAACTTGTTCGTCTTGCAAAGGAATGCAACAAGCCTGTGCCAGATGGATATAAATGTGGCAGTAAGTTCTTAAATGTATTCTTTTCATCATAAATACTTGTCTTACTATACATGTACTATATATGCAAGAAATGTTCATACTAATTTTACACAATTCTTATTGATGTTTAGGTTGGACTGTTCTGCCAGATTGGGCTACTCATccgccaatttttttttttttttgaaagaaaactGGAGGGGCTTGTGCCCCTACAGTACTTTGTTAACTTAGGTAAAGAAGTACAGAACAGAAAACATAACTAGGGATTCAGAAAGGAAGACAGCGGGACTAGGAAACAAAAAAGGAGAAAAATAAGACTCGGCCTACAACCGCTAGGAACCAGGCTAACCGCCGCCACCAGCTGAGGCACATCCATGAGTTGTGATGAAAACATTCTTGTAATTTGTAACCCATGGAGGAATAATGAAATAATAAGTGTTGGTAAAGTATTTAATTGTTGAGAGTTGATAAGTGTTCAATTATTCGGGCACCAAAAAAAGCAAAAGGAATTTTGGGTGTATCTTGAGCTGCTCTATCAATTTGATCTGAAGAGCATAAAGACTGCATGATGATGAGTTGAAATCCACCCTAGGGATGAATGATTTCCTTTGTTATCCTTTTCTTGTCGAAGAAATATGAGACATAGACCCATATCATCGCACCAAAATGATTTTTCATCCCTGGATCATTGTAAATATACTGAGCGAGGGTAGTCATCCCCATCCCGCCAATGCCAACAATTAATGTTTTTTAATACTGTAGTATCCTCGCTGCAGTCTAGATGAAGAAGGGATTTGGTAGTTGTGTGCTCACTACAAGAAAAACATTAATTATCTTAGAGCTAGAACTGTGTCAAACAGTCTAGATGAACGAGCAAGAGGTCTATTTTGTTCATTTACTGAACTAAAGTTTAGCCCCCTTTAGTCACCCCTTAAGGGACTAGAGGACTAAAACACACTTTGTTTGCAATTTTAGGGACTAAAAGACGCCAAAAGGGAGGGACTAAACTTTAGTCCCATGGAATGAAACAGACAAGTATCCTATATTTGGTAGTTAGGTCTGGAGCTTTTAATGTGGGCCTATCACTTTGAGATTCTTGGAAACTGAGGAAAAGCACCGTGTGTATCATCATTTAAATATTTTAGATACCATAATTTCAAAATTACGTAAGTTTAATTAATCAATGTTGCATGCTACTAGTATAAAAGACCAAATCTCTTCTTCATCTAGATTGCAGTGAGGATaatattataaaaaaattaattatcgCTGCCATCTATATAACTTTTGATTAATTTGATATCGTTCGAACGTTCTTGTACATTAATGGAAGTCTCATTTAAATATTTTGGATACCACAATTCCAAAATTAAGTAAATTTAATTAATCAATGTTGTATGCCAACTATATATACTAGTACTAGTATAAAAGATCAAATCTCTTCACCCAGTCTGACTATGCCGCTGCCAAGTTTGGAAACTCATGGCGTGGTCCCTAATTCATCTTCATTTACCCATCAGGCATATCGCCTGCAATAAACTTCAATATCTTCCTCGGCTATATCTTCATCATTTGTGTTCCCGTTTTTCAAGCCCAGCTTGGAATAAATAGCTTCAGCACGATCTATCTTATCAGCATACCACTTCACAAGGTCAATGTCTCTGTCAGGATCGAAAAACCTGTAGTCCACGTCAATGGTGGTTGGGCAATCACGGTCATCCTCAGTTTCATCTGTCTTGTGTGGATGCCCTCCGAAGTGCTCCTCACCATTTGGATGATCAATTTTTCTCTTGATCCTCGCACAAGCATAACAATTATCTGCGTTTGTCCACAAGCAGGATTAGAGACAGAATCTGCCACTGAAATACCCCAAGAAAAAAGGAACTTCACATCATAAATTTTGCAAACAGGACATGGTACTATCAGGTTGTACAAAACAAATGCATCTCTAGGTTGCAATACTCTACATTATTAAAAATAGACAGATTGCAATGCATACCGTGTAGATCCCAAAATCTTTTGCTCAACATACAAGGCAAACACTGCTGCATATCAATCAGCCTAAACCTGTTATtggttttttttcctttgcagAACCATCGTGTTTGTTCTGGCAttaagcaagattcataagaaGATTTCATCTACTCcgtctattccaaattatacttcgatcaagtttatagaaaaatgcaCCAACATCTGTACAATCAAATCAGTTTAATTGAATTCTCCATAAATATGCtttgatagtgcatttatttGAACTTGTAGATGGTAACATAATTTTGTGAAAACATAGTCaaagttagaaaagtttgacttggAACAGAGAAAGTACCAACCAACAATGAGTCTTATTTGTGGAACTAATCAAACTGGGAACAAACGAGGAACAGAGAAATAGATGCAACAAAATTAGGGAACTAATAGAAGCTTTACCAGGTTTAACTGGTATATTATGCACAGAACATGCAGCTTAACACAGAATCCGCTAGCCAGTCGTAAAGGAACACCCAATCTACTAATCATATAGGAACGTTAATAACAGGAATGGCCCTGCATATTGCATTTGCAAAGCAGACAAGCAAGCAAGCACGATATGTTGCCCTAGGTGGTCAGGTGGTGCTCAACTTGTAGTAATGTATATGGCGAAAAAGGATCTGAGATTAAAAAAAACATACCAACATGATTTGATGGTTGTGCGCATCCAAGCATGCAGCAGGAGGTGATGGCTTCTTCAGAACAGTTTCTGGTTGCTGGATTATGAGCTTCAGCAAAGAAGCAAACTGGAATCTGGCTTTGGGTTTGTTTGCCCTTTGGCCAGGCCATGAAATTGATGTGAAAATATTGGTCCATGCCACAGCAATCCCCAGCCTCCACGATGCTTTGGCCATAGATAATATGAAGGCGGTATCGTGCCCCAGTTTGACGAGCAAACTTGCGCAGTGCCGCATCTGCAATGTCGATAAACATTTGGTAGGCGATCCTACAGCACCTCCTCCTCTCGGCGATGATTCGGCCGATTCTTATGGTCAGCTCTCGAGAACATGGCTGCTGCGGCAGTGCATCTGGCAGCGGGAGAGGCTGAAGCATGGCGGAGAGGCGCAGGATGTCATGCGAGGAGAGCCTACGCCGGCCTGCAGCAAGCAGCGAGAGCACATCGCGCTCCACAGGTGGCAGCACCGAGGTGACGAAGCTCGTGAGGGCGGAAGGTGTTGGGTGCCGCGCCGCCTGGGCAGCCACCTGGAACGGAACGGCTTCCAATCCCGTGCGGCCGATCGGCACTGCCCCGcgtgcggaggcggaggcgccaTGGAGGGCGGCAAGGGAGAGGGCGAGGTGCCAGAGGGCGTCGTCGTGGGAAAGATCAGGGCACTGGTGGCAGAGGTAGGCGACCAATCCATCGAGGGACCGGTGGGACAGGCGGCTTATACCCTCGGTGCTGACGAAGTCGACATCGATGGGGTCGGCGCGGAAGGGGAAGGCGGCGGCGTACCAGACGGAATTGAGGATGATGTTGTGGACGGGGTGGAGTGGACCGTAGC
Protein-coding sequences here:
- the LOC8074717 gene encoding uncharacterized protein LOC8074717 isoform X1, which produces MAGRRNRSRRRRRRLRANLGSGHSESSSGSSSYDRAAHCKTSLPNRQQQVTKETKSDLRRTTRDARAVRPFLLGLIRGYYIDAISRLPAAELRTTLARGLLLGGHCYGPLHPVHNIILNSVWYAAAFPFRADPIDVDFVSTEGISRLSHRSLDGLVAYLCHQCPDLSHDDALWHLALSLAALHGASASARGAVPIGRTGLEAVPFQVAAQAARHPTPSALTSFVTSVLPPVERDVLSLLAAGRRRLSSHDILRLSAMLQPLPLPDALPQQPCSRELTIRIGRIIAERRRCCRIAYQMFIDIADAALRKFARQTGARYRLHIIYGQSIVEAGDCCGMDQYFHINFMAWPKGKQTQSQIPVCFFAEAHNPATRNCSEEAITSCCMLGCAQPSNHVEQTRWFCKGKKTNNRFRLIDMQQCLPCMLSKRFWDLHDNCYACARIKRKIDHPNGEEHFGGHPHKTDETEDDRDCPTTIDVDYRFFDPDRDIDLVKWYADKIDRAEAIYSKLGLKNGNTNDEDIAEEDIEVYCRRYA
- the LOC8074717 gene encoding uncharacterized protein LOC8074717 isoform X2 gives rise to the protein MAGRRNRSRRRRRRLRANLGSGHSESSSGSSSYDRAAHCKTSLPNRQQQVTKETKSDLRRTTRDARAVRPFLLGLIRGYYIDAISRLPAAELRTTLARGLLLGGHCYGPLHPVHNIILNSVWYAAAFPFRADPIDVDFVSTEGISRLSHRSLDGLVAYLCHQCPDLSHDDALWHLALSLAALHGASASARGAVPIGRTGLEAVPFQVAAQAARHPTPSALTSFVTSVLPPVERDVLSLLAAGRRRLSSHDILRLSAMLQPLPLPDALPQQPCSRELTIRIGRIIAERRRCCRIAYQMFIDIADAALRKFARQTGARYRLHIIYGQSIVEAGDCCGMDQYFHINFMAWPKGKQTQSQIPVCFFAEAHNPATRNCSEEAITSCCMLGCAQPSNHVDNCYACARIKRKIDHPNGEEHFGGHPHKTDETEDDRDCPTTIDVDYRFFDPDRDIDLVKWYADKIDRAEAIYSKLGLKNGNTNDEDIAEEDIEVYCRRYA